TCTGGGGCAATGGACTTCATAATGCAGGGCTTTACTTATCTCGTTGCCAAGATTGGCTTGGATACCCAATGGGTAGAAGCTATCCCCACAATAATGATGAAGCCCCTCAGCGGTAGTGGTGCTAGGGGCTTAATGGTTGATGCTATGCAAACTTATGGTGCTGATAGCTTCGTTGGTCGTCTGTGCTGTACCGTCCAAGGAACAAGTGATACAACCTTTTATGTCATTGCTCTATATCTAGGCTCTGTCGGTATCAGCCGAACGAAGTATCTCGTAACTTATTCGCTCATTGCTGATCTTGTAGGAGCAATAACAGCGATCTTCTGTACTTATCTCTTCTTTGCTTAATCAATAAGTTCTAGTTCAAGGAGCTTAGTCTCAGGAAAATGCTTTTCTAGATACAGAGAAAGGTAGTTTAGGCTATCAGTCTCTATGATGCCATCCACTTTAGGGTAATGGTTATAAATGAGGTAGCGTACTTCCAACTGACGTAGCTTACAGACTTCCAAACTTAGTAGCGTATGATTCAGGCTTCCCAAACGACCTGAGGTAACTAGGGCTAGGGGATAGGCTTCTTCTTGAATAAAGTTAAGTGTTAGATAATCTTCTCTTATCGGAACCATTAGTCCTCCTGCGCCTTCTAATAGCACAAAATCATAATCATAATCATTTAGCAATATGTTGGTTGCTTGATTGAGTTTGTTAAGATCAACGCTTACTTGATCCAGCTTTGCCGCTAGATGGGGCGAAGCTGGATAGGAAAGTATAATAGGGGCTGTCGTTCTGTTGAGGTCTTCTTCCTGAAGCTTTTCGCCAAGTAGCTCTCTATGTTTCTGAATATCTTCGGAATAATCTTTATTTCCAGTCTGTATCATCTTCTGAGAGGTACAGCGAAAGCCTTCCGCTCTTAGCTTTTTGATAAGATAGGCAGTGGCATAAGTCTTTCCTATATTCGTATCTATACCGCTGATGAAGATTGTGTGTTCGCTACGTTTCTTCATTACAGCTCAATACGTTTTGCAGAAATTACATTATCCAATTCCTTAAGGGCTGAGCAGAGCTTCTCAAGCTGACTTACATTTTGGATACTAAGTTCAAAATAAGCTTCAAAGATGCCTTTGCTTGCCGTTACATTCACATCTCTAATATCTATACTGAAGCGATCCGAAATTGTGGAGCATATTGCTACGAGTAAGCCCTTAGCATCTACACCACTGATGAAGATACTTGATGGTAGAGCTTTGTTCATTGTATCTGCCCAGGCAGTCGCAACAATCTTATCTCCCTGTACACTTTTAAGCTCCATTGCTCTAGGACAAGAACTACGATGGACGCATACTTGATTATCAGCTTTGATTCTGCCTACGATCTCATCGCCAACGATTGGTTTACAACAGCTAGCTAGGACATAACTCTTGCCCTTATCTTGGGCTTGGAGTATAAAGGTCTCTTTTTGATCAATAAGTGGTTGAAGACTTTCTTGAGGTGTaaccttctctgttttcttactACCTACAATGTAATTAACGATTTCTTTAATGTCAAAAGTGCGACCTTGTTGAGCCACAGCGGTCTCTATCTTACTAATATCCTGCTTAAGCTTTATCTCGTTTAAGGCTATACTAACATATAGTTCATCTTGGCTCTTCAGAGCATAGAAATTGAGCAAATTATCTATTAAACCTTGTGTAGGATTTAGGTCAAACTCCTTAAAGATAGCCTCTAATTCCTCCTGCCCAGAGCTACGCAACTTTTTCTG
This genomic interval from Globicephala melas unplaced genomic scaffold, mGloMel1.2 SCAFFOLD_904, whole genome shotgun sequence contains the following:
- the LOC132595079 gene encoding ATP-dependent dethiobiotin synthetase BioD 2-like, with product MKKRSEHTIFISGIDTNIGKTYATAYLIKKLRAEGFRCTSQKMIQTGNKDYSEDIQKHRELLGEKLQEEDLNRTTAPIILSYPASPHLAAKLDQVSVDLNKLNQATNILLNDYDYDFVLLEGAGGLMVPIREDYLTLNFIQEEAYPLALVTSGRLGSLNHTLLSLEVCKLRQLEVRYLIYNHYPKVDGIIETDSLNYLSLYLEKHFPETKLLELELID